The DNA sequence GCTCCTCGTCCACGAGCTGTTTCACGTGCTCTCGCGCGCCGCGCCCGGCCTCCGCGAGCGGCTGTATGCGGCGATCGGCTTCGTGCGCTGTGGCGAGCCGGTCCTCCCGCCGTCGCTCGCCGCCCGCCGGATCACCAATCCCGACGCCCCGTCAAATGCCCACTGCATCCGCGTCACCCACGGCGGCGCGCCCGTGTGGGGCGTGCCGATCCTGTTTTCGGAATCGGACTCCGTCGATCCGGGAGGCCGCGGCCTGTTTGCCGCGATGCGCTCCAAGCTCCTCCTCGTCGAGCGGCGCGACGACGCCCCCCCCGTGGCGCTCGCCGACGGGGACCGCGTCACGATGATCGACTTCGAGGCGGCCGAGGGGTTTTTCGACCAGGTCGGCCGCAACACCGGCTACCTGATCCATCCCGAGGAGATCCTCGCCGACAATTTCGTCCTCGTCGTCCTCGGCGGGCAGATCCGCACGCCGGCCGTGACCGACCGGCTCCGCCGCCTGCTCGAACCGTGACAAGCGCCGCTTTCCGTCGCCCTGCCCCGGCTCACCCTTCACCACGTCCGTCTCAAGAGTTTCCTCATGCTCCCCTTCGACCTCCAGCTCAATGGCTATGCCGGGATCGACTTCGCCGCGGCCGACCTCGCACCGGCGTCGCTGCGCACGGCGGCGGCGGCCGTCCATGACGCCGGCGGCGGCATGGCGCTGGCGACCGTGATCACCGACGACCTCGACATCCTCGAGGCCCGGGTCGCCCGGCTGGCCGAGCGCCTGCTTGCCGACGACGTCGCCCGCGCGACATTTCCGGGAATCCATGTCGAGGGGCCGTTTCTCCGCGGCGATCCCGGCTTCGTCGGCGCCCATCCGCCGCAGCTCACCTGCGACGCCACGCCCGAAGCCGCTGCCCGGCTCGTGGCCGCCGGCCGGGGCCTCGTCAGGATGGTCACGCTCGCTCCGGAACGCGACCGCAACCATGCCACGACGCGGTTTCTCGCCGACCGTGGGATCCTCGTCGCCGCCGGCCACTGCGACCCGTCGCGCGACGACCTGGCGGCGGCGGTCCGCGCGGGGCTGCGGGCGTTCACCCACCTCGGCAACGCCTGCCCGCATCTCCTCCCCCGGCACGACAACATCATCCAGCGCGTCCTCGCCTGCCGGGGCATCGCCTGGATCACGTTCATCCCCGACGGGATCCACATCCCACCCTTCGCCCTGGGAAACCTGATCCGCGCCGCCGGCCTCGACCGGGCGGTGGCCGTGACCGACGCCACGGCCGCAGGCGGCATGGGGCCGGGGTGCTTTCGGCTCGGGGCGCTCGACGTGGACGTCGGCGAGGATGGCGCCGCCTGGATGGCGGGGCGGACGCATCTGGTCGGTTCGACGGCGGGCATGGGCAAGGTCCGCGCCGTCCTGGCCGACGACATCGGCCTGTCGCCCGCGGAGGTCGATCGGCT is a window from the Planctomycetota bacterium genome containing:
- a CDS encoding N-acetylglucosamine-6-phosphate deacetylase, with protein sequence MLPFDLQLNGYAGIDFAAADLAPASLRTAAAAVHDAGGGMALATVITDDLDILEARVARLAERLLADDVARATFPGIHVEGPFLRGDPGFVGAHPPQLTCDATPEAAARLVAAGRGLVRMVTLAPERDRNHATTRFLADRGILVAAGHCDPSRDDLAAAVRAGLRAFTHLGNACPHLLPRHDNIIQRVLACRGIAWITFIPDGIHIPPFALGNLIRAAGLDRAVAVTDATAAGGMGPGCFRLGALDVDVGEDGAAWMAGRTHLVGSTAGMGKVRAVLADDIGLSPAEVDRLSVENPRQAVAV